Proteins from a genomic interval of Desulfobacteraceae bacterium:
- the selA gene encoding L-seryl-tRNA(Sec) selenium transferase yields MSPDEGQRSLLRALPGVDRILASLEPMAEVADVPKAVLAGCARSTLAVWRERILAGGRQAPAVGPTLETIVAEVLERVAQAMAHNLKRVVNATGIVVHTNLGRSLLAPAVLANLVEIASCYSNLEFDLVAGRRGSRYTAVEDVLCEISGAEAAMVVNNNAGAVLLCLETLARGRKVIVSRGELVEIGGAFRIPDVMARSGGILCEVGTTNRTHLRDYAGAIDEQTALLLKVHKSNYSIVGFSAEVSLPELAALGARHGLPVMEDLGSGTFIDFSQYGLAKEPTVQESVAAGADVVTFSGDKLLGGPQAGLIVGRRAIIARIRTNPITRALRIDKMTLAALESTLRLYRDPRRAVAAIPTLQMVTMPFAVTEGRARGLRDALAALGDGRLEVLLRELVSKAGGGALPLLDLRSLCVAVRLRGLSASRLEAALRAGTPPVVARIEDDLVILDTRTLQEGETVIIVDAFANILKRAPR; encoded by the coding sequence ATGTCACCCGATGAAGGCCAACGCTCACTGCTGCGCGCGCTGCCCGGTGTGGATCGCATTCTCGCATCGCTGGAGCCGATGGCCGAAGTCGCCGATGTGCCCAAAGCCGTTCTGGCGGGCTGCGCCCGGTCGACCCTGGCGGTGTGGCGCGAGCGGATCCTGGCCGGCGGCCGGCAGGCGCCCGCGGTCGGCCCGACCCTGGAGACGATCGTCGCAGAGGTTTTGGAGCGGGTTGCCCAGGCGATGGCCCACAACCTCAAACGGGTGGTCAATGCCACTGGCATCGTCGTCCACACCAACCTCGGGCGTTCGTTGCTGGCCCCGGCGGTTTTGGCCAACCTGGTGGAAATCGCCAGCTGTTACTCCAATCTGGAATTCGATTTGGTGGCCGGCCGGCGCGGCTCCCGCTATACAGCCGTGGAGGACGTCCTCTGCGAGATCAGCGGGGCCGAGGCGGCCATGGTGGTCAACAACAACGCCGGGGCTGTTCTGCTGTGCCTGGAGACCTTGGCCCGGGGCCGCAAGGTGATCGTCTCGCGCGGGGAACTGGTGGAGATCGGCGGCGCATTCCGCATCCCGGACGTCATGGCCAGAAGCGGCGGCATTCTCTGCGAGGTGGGGACCACCAACCGCACCCATTTGCGGGATTACGCCGGCGCAATCGACGAGCAGACCGCGCTGCTGCTCAAGGTCCACAAGAGCAATTACAGCATCGTCGGGTTTTCCGCCGAGGTGTCGCTGCCTGAGCTGGCGGCCCTGGGCGCCCGGCACGGGCTGCCGGTGATGGAGGACCTGGGCAGCGGGACCTTCATCGACTTTTCCCAGTACGGGCTGGCCAAGGAGCCCACCGTCCAGGAGTCCGTGGCCGCCGGCGCTGATGTGGTCACCTTCAGCGGTGACAAGCTTCTCGGCGGTCCCCAGGCGGGGCTGATTGTGGGCAGACGGGCGATCATCGCGCGCATCCGCACGAACCCCATCACCCGGGCGTTGCGCATCGACAAGATGACCCTGGCGGCCCTGGAGAGCACCCTGCGGCTTTACCGCGACCCGCGCCGCGCCGTGGCGGCTATCCCCACCCTGCAGATGGTGACGATGCCCTTTGCGGTCACCGAGGGCCGCGCCCGTGGGCTGCGCGATGCGCTGGCGGCTCTGGGCGACGGGCGTCTGGAGGTCCTGCTGCGCGAACTGGTTTCCAAGGCCGGCGGAGGGGCCCTGCCCCTGCTGGACCTGCGCAGCCTATGCGTGGCGGTCCGCCTCCGGGGGCTTTCCGCCAGCCGCCTGGAGGCGGCCCTGCGGGCCGGAACGCCGCCGGTGGTTGCAAGGATCGAAGACGATCTGGTGATCCTGGACACCCGGACGTTGCAGGAGGGCGAGACCGTCATTATCGTCGACGCCTTCGCGAACATACTGAAAAGGGCCCCGAGATGA